In Salinisphaera sp. LB1, one genomic interval encodes:
- a CDS encoding bifunctional diguanylate cyclase/phosphodiesterase: MTPECGVASATEATRARIGAAIRSDGDFRLLARLLAPDDTLTLTRLQDDDLDSLKLDLLIADALSFRRLREPIMQRREDAGLVVLPVLVLAPQNKGTTGRLPAELGSSIEDILRLPTTGPELRARISNLLHLRALSQRQYLAHDATRRELSGLSRALRTLHACNEIMLRKTTEEGLLGAICRMIAQSEGYSLAWVGFLEDETGSKTAGNIRKVAIAGPAAEFARSTRVDVGDPAQGQGPSGRAIATGETQIAADLALDASVEPWREEIRAWGLGAMIALPLKPSAGPPGVLSVFSAHSGDFEGEVRKLLERLAANLTFGLDKLQMQRERERQADEIRQLAYQDPLTGLPNRRFLLQQFHQDHTARIAQGGKPKAAAVLFIDINDFKLVNDALGHVAGDRMLRSVSQRIQGTLRKRDWVTRQGGDEFIAIMMDNPRRALAAEDTEQSVQRLAEAAETLATRIIRILRRPFDIEGFSHRIDASIGISLFPYYSADPESVISQADTAMYQAKQAGNGIAFYSPETAQRRQRRFTLEARLHHALEHEEFSLHYQPLWETTTGRVVGVEALLRWQDSQGASISPGEFIPVAEEIGLIGPIGDWVLRTAARQIAQWRRDGLALYMSVNLAVSQLQGPDAARHIADLAAAGGAAPEWWSLEVTEDMLMHDVQSVEHSMRELSALGFRFALDDFGRGYSSLGRLQSLPLHTLKIDKLFVDELASNERGNSIIAAITDMARNLSMETLAEGIETDAQRMRLVELGCRWGQGFWLSAARPPEEIPSLVEASLAGS, encoded by the coding sequence ATGACACCAGAGTGTGGCGTAGCGTCGGCGACGGAAGCCACGAGGGCAAGGATCGGCGCGGCCATCCGCTCGGATGGCGATTTCCGGCTACTTGCGCGGCTGCTGGCACCGGACGACACTCTGACTTTAACCCGTCTGCAAGATGACGACCTGGATTCGCTCAAGCTGGATCTGCTCATCGCCGATGCGTTATCGTTTCGGCGCCTGCGCGAACCGATCATGCAGCGCCGTGAAGACGCCGGATTGGTCGTGCTCCCGGTTCTGGTCCTCGCGCCACAGAATAAAGGGACGACGGGACGGCTACCGGCAGAACTGGGCTCTTCGATAGAAGATATTCTGCGTCTTCCGACGACCGGCCCTGAACTGCGTGCGCGTATTTCCAATCTGCTGCACCTGCGGGCGCTTTCCCAGCGCCAGTACCTCGCCCACGACGCGACGCGCCGGGAGCTCAGCGGACTGAGCCGGGCGCTGCGTACGCTGCACGCCTGCAACGAAATCATGCTGCGCAAGACCACCGAGGAGGGATTGCTCGGGGCGATCTGCCGCATGATCGCTCAGTCCGAGGGCTATTCCCTGGCCTGGGTCGGTTTTCTGGAGGATGAAACCGGTTCGAAAACCGCCGGCAACATCCGAAAGGTCGCAATCGCCGGCCCGGCCGCCGAATTTGCCCGGAGCACTCGGGTTGATGTGGGCGACCCCGCTCAGGGACAGGGACCGTCGGGGCGTGCCATTGCCACGGGTGAAACCCAGATCGCCGCCGATCTGGCCCTGGACGCCAGCGTTGAACCCTGGCGCGAAGAAATCAGGGCCTGGGGCCTGGGCGCGATGATCGCGCTACCGCTCAAACCGAGCGCGGGACCGCCGGGTGTGTTGAGCGTTTTCTCGGCGCACAGCGGCGATTTCGAAGGCGAGGTACGCAAACTGCTCGAACGCCTGGCCGCGAACCTCACGTTCGGGCTGGACAAGTTGCAGATGCAGCGTGAGCGTGAACGTCAGGCCGATGAGATCCGCCAGCTCGCCTATCAAGATCCACTCACGGGGCTGCCCAACCGGCGCTTCCTGCTGCAACAGTTCCACCAGGATCACACGGCTCGAATAGCCCAAGGGGGCAAACCGAAGGCGGCGGCCGTGCTGTTCATCGATATCAACGATTTCAAGCTGGTCAACGATGCACTGGGGCATGTGGCGGGCGATCGCATGCTGCGCAGCGTCAGTCAGCGTATTCAGGGCACCCTGCGTAAGAGGGACTGGGTGACGCGCCAGGGTGGCGATGAGTTCATTGCGATCATGATGGACAACCCGCGGCGTGCGCTTGCCGCCGAGGACACTGAACAGAGCGTGCAACGCCTGGCCGAAGCCGCGGAGACCCTGGCAACACGCATCATCCGAATTCTGCGTCGCCCTTTCGATATCGAGGGATTCAGCCACCGCATCGATGCAAGTATCGGCATCAGCCTCTTTCCCTACTACAGCGCAGACCCCGAATCCGTCATAAGTCAGGCCGACACCGCGATGTACCAGGCTAAACAGGCCGGCAATGGTATCGCCTTCTATTCCCCGGAAACCGCGCAGAGGCGCCAGCGACGTTTCACGCTCGAAGCGCGCTTGCATCACGCGTTGGAGCACGAAGAATTCAGCCTGCACTATCAGCCGCTGTGGGAGACAACGACCGGACGGGTCGTGGGCGTGGAGGCCCTGCTGCGCTGGCAGGATAGCCAGGGCGCCAGCATATCTCCGGGCGAATTCATCCCGGTGGCCGAGGAAATCGGCCTGATCGGGCCGATCGGCGATTGGGTTCTGCGGACCGCGGCCCGCCAGATTGCGCAATGGCGGCGCGATGGCCTGGCGTTGTACATGTCGGTGAATCTTGCCGTCAGTCAATTGCAGGGGCCGGACGCCGCGCGCCATATCGCCGACCTGGCAGCTGCAGGCGGCGCGGCACCGGAGTGGTGGTCGCTCGAGGTGACCGAGGATATGCTGATGCACGATGTGCAATCGGTCGAGCATTCCATGCGCGAGCTGAGCGCACTCGGGTTTCGCTTCGCCCTGGATGACTTCGGCCGCGGCTACTCGTCGCTCGGGCGCTTGCAGTCGCTGCCATTGCACACCCTCAAGATCGACAAGTTGTTCGTGGACGAACTGGCATCGAACGAGCGGGGCAATTCCATCATCGCCGCCATCACCGATATGGCACGCAATCTATCGATGGAGACCCTGGCGGAAGGCATCGAGACCGACGCCCAGCGCATGCGACTGGTTGAGTTGGGCTGCCGCTGGGGACAGGGCTTCTGGCTCAGCGCGGCCCGTCCGCCCGAGGAGATTCCCTCTTTGGTGGAGGCGAGTCTTGCCGGTTCATGA
- a CDS encoding ISL3 family transposase: MAATIPSWIVGLRGQCVKGVAWDEARGTLVFHCDRDRRFVPVDHRSGARGTVNRRLRREVQDLPIWGRSVTLSIAYCQLKIGATDRRMERLSFVEPGHGFTRRYARFVSQLARHISIAAVAAYTGLAWRTVKAMDERALTRDLPALDPGALTGLRHLGVDEVARAKGHDYLTIVYDLESGDLVWVTEGRRKAGLTAFFDQLDEPVAQGIEAVAMDMWKPFEQAVAEALPNAAIVFDRFHVMQQYSKVIDTVRRTEFKRATHADKQVLVGSRYLLLKNAERLSDSQAARLDRLLAVNGPLNAVYALKEQLQQLWHAPASFTVMGQRLDAWCALAEATGLAPMKRFVAMLQRHRTGICNYAAHPITTARLEGGHVAIGLIRKRARGLLDTEYFKLKIRQSATPEPPLGLYALTG, encoded by the coding sequence ATGGCGGCAACCATCCCAAGTTGGATTGTTGGTCTGCGCGGGCAGTGCGTCAAGGGCGTGGCGTGGGACGAAGCTCGTGGCACGCTGGTGTTTCACTGCGACCGCGATCGCCGCTTCGTGCCGGTGGATCACCGGAGCGGCGCACGAGGCACCGTCAATCGACGGCTGCGTCGCGAGGTTCAGGATCTGCCGATCTGGGGCCGCTCAGTGACGCTCTCGATCGCGTACTGTCAGCTCAAGATCGGGGCGACGGATCGCCGTATGGAACGGCTGTCGTTCGTCGAGCCCGGCCATGGCTTCACACGCCGCTATGCGCGGTTTGTCAGCCAACTGGCTCGGCATATCAGCATCGCCGCCGTCGCGGCTTACACCGGCCTGGCGTGGCGTACGGTCAAGGCTATGGACGAACGGGCGTTGACGCGTGATCTGCCGGCTCTGGATCCTGGCGCACTGACCGGCCTGCGGCATCTGGGCGTCGACGAGGTCGCCCGCGCCAAGGGCCATGATTATCTGACCATCGTCTACGACCTCGAGTCCGGCGATCTGGTATGGGTCACCGAGGGCCGTCGCAAGGCCGGCCTGACGGCGTTTTTCGATCAGCTCGATGAGCCCGTTGCCCAGGGCATCGAGGCCGTAGCCATGGATATGTGGAAGCCCTTTGAACAGGCGGTGGCCGAGGCGTTGCCGAACGCCGCCATCGTCTTCGATCGCTTCCATGTCATGCAGCAGTATTCGAAGGTGATCGATACCGTCCGCCGAACCGAGTTCAAGCGGGCAACCCACGCCGACAAGCAGGTCTTGGTTGGCAGCCGTTATCTGCTGCTCAAAAACGCCGAACGCTTGAGCGATAGCCAGGCCGCGCGACTCGATCGGTTGCTCGCCGTCAATGGCCCGCTCAACGCAGTCTATGCCTTGAAAGAACAGCTCCAGCAACTGTGGCACGCCCCAGCGAGCTTCACCGTCATGGGCCAGCGCCTGGATGCCTGGTGTGCCTTGGCCGAGGCCACCGGGCTGGCCCCCATGAAACGCTTCGTGGCGATGCTACAGCGGCATCGCACCGGGATCTGCAACTACGCGGCCCACCCCATCACCACCGCCCGACTCGAAGGCGGCCACGTCGCGATCGGGTTGATCCGTAAACGCGCTCGCGGACTGCTCGATACCGAATACTTCAAACTCAAAATCCGGCAAAGCGCAACGCCCGAACCACCCCTTGGCCTGTACGCTCTGACCGGATGA
- a CDS encoding ATPase domain-containing protein, which produces MEKVRRSCQDKQRVSSGIEGLDAVLHGGFVPRRAYLVSGGPGSGKTTLGLHFLAAARGEPALLVSLGEAADDIRADAESIGLDLSTITLLDLTPGRADSDHASYKLLEPWEAEAPDLRERIDSVCPHGVPRRVFIDALSQFRHLVPDAFQFRKQVMALLQYLTAAGATVVFTAEQGSAADDDLQYLGDGILKLEQSPDGRALHVVKCRGAGFAEGRHAVRLGSCGMRVYPRLIPEDHRQSFTPEAIPFGLAELDALTGGGLQRGTVTLISGPSGVGKTSLGTHVMGEAARRGERSAIFTFEERVGTLSHRCEQIGIPLSQMMDAGTLAVREVEPLRYMPEEFACSVQREVEERGVRMVMLDSLSGYRQSVRGQDITPHIHALCRYLSNMGVTVLLINEISAIAGGEVRVSEYGISYLADAVLMLRYIELDGELRKTIGTLKKRTGDFEKTLRHFDITRNGLSVGDPIKGMRGIISGMPELQDNA; this is translated from the coding sequence GTGGAAAAAGTACGAAGATCGTGCCAAGACAAACAACGGGTATCAAGCGGCATCGAAGGTCTCGACGCCGTGCTTCACGGTGGCTTCGTGCCCCGCCGCGCTTATCTGGTTTCCGGCGGACCCGGCAGCGGCAAGACCACTCTGGGATTGCATTTCCTGGCTGCGGCCCGAGGCGAACCGGCACTATTGGTCAGCCTTGGCGAGGCGGCGGACGACATCCGCGCGGACGCCGAAAGCATCGGCCTGGATCTGTCCACAATCACACTGCTTGATCTCACGCCAGGGCGTGCCGACAGCGACCACGCCAGTTACAAACTGCTGGAACCGTGGGAGGCCGAGGCGCCGGACCTGCGCGAGCGCATCGATTCGGTCTGTCCTCATGGCGTGCCGCGGCGCGTATTCATTGACGCTTTGAGCCAGTTCCGCCATCTGGTGCCGGATGCCTTCCAGTTCCGTAAGCAGGTCATGGCGTTGCTGCAATACCTGACGGCGGCCGGTGCGACCGTCGTTTTCACGGCCGAACAGGGCTCGGCAGCGGATGACGACCTGCAGTATCTGGGGGACGGTATTCTGAAACTCGAGCAGAGCCCGGACGGGCGGGCTCTGCATGTCGTCAAGTGTCGCGGCGCGGGGTTTGCCGAAGGCCGGCATGCCGTACGCCTGGGTAGTTGCGGGATGCGGGTCTATCCCCGCTTGATTCCCGAGGACCACCGGCAGAGCTTTACCCCCGAAGCGATTCCTTTCGGACTGGCCGAACTCGATGCGCTGACCGGAGGCGGGTTGCAACGCGGCACCGTCACCCTGATCTCGGGACCATCGGGTGTCGGCAAGACATCGCTCGGGACCCATGTGATGGGCGAGGCGGCACGCCGGGGGGAGCGCTCTGCCATCTTCACCTTCGAGGAGCGGGTCGGCACCCTCAGCCATCGTTGCGAGCAGATCGGTATCCCGCTAAGCCAAATGATGGACGCCGGTACACTGGCGGTTCGAGAGGTCGAGCCGTTGCGGTACATGCCCGAGGAGTTCGCCTGCAGCGTCCAGCGCGAGGTGGAAGAGCGCGGCGTGCGAATGGTCATGCTCGACAGTCTCTCGGGCTATCGCCAGTCTGTGCGCGGCCAGGACATCACGCCGCATATCCATGCGCTTTGCCGGTATCTTTCGAACATGGGCGTCACCGTGCTGCTGATTAACGAGATCAGCGCCATAGCCGGCGGCGAGGTCCGCGTGAGTGAATACGGTATCAGCTATCTTGCGGACGCCGTGCTCATGCTGCGCTATATCGAGCTTGATGGAGAGTTACGCAAGACCATCGGCACGCTTAAAAAGCGTACCGGTGATTTCGAGAAGACGCTGCGCCATTTCGACATCACCCGTAACGGCCTCAGCGTGGGCGACCCCATCAAAGGAATGCGCGGCATCATCAGTGGTATGCCTGAATTGCAGGACAACGCGTGA